The Rhinoderma darwinii isolate aRhiDar2 chromosome 11, aRhiDar2.hap1, whole genome shotgun sequence genome window below encodes:
- the MMRN2 gene encoding multimerin-2 isoform X2, which produces MYRLAQKPIYELKRKFVTSLEWKCCPGYTGSTCEYADPNAIHIPLDHVFSSEKTQEPPRRSEVTEIIKAVESQEILLEDIQNDIHQAASHLQDLQNALGNNTTISLGNSQNESEIDDRVVREVVLPHVENFLKAHFGPIWNSFNKSLQNLNNMVKNLSESVEINRRTLDIFLENSVPKKDLYELGTKFESKIQENVDKLEQMKQQIDNNFHTQQTVLQYNLTMIKADTDVKLKRNLKFQQSQYSFLNFSIGELRRGQEQIQDDLLDFAQNITSHCSPGPREKSSIAEKTLMENENQIKDLLIESEAAFENISILEKWLKELRTKFIENSEKVEVQFMEKSLIMEENKVLLQRQMMELNDTIASIQDGSDELFQNCDCHKMNLDIIALEEIQRNFSNQFRDVLYGIEDVKQKEGSSKTSLQYSVEDLSQALQFNRQSLSAQQEQGRKLMLITSQLQTQMKNITDDVKLIRMDNGQIHNHIKHLDGSFSSLLEDATRHERVLEALLGEEALELLSEDNPEVVYMTVLKMHEVLNSTLHMLEKQLLDTDSMRERLQFLEMQYETQNSPDSSPIFNVEQHNDGKTLDGPFQRGSLVHMEPNYEASRGNDADESESNDIMILKKELQHLRVKVNELESSFSNILYPNNYTIVDALKPLNTLITNMKLDIESLRELYNKHIQLFNKIFGNYEALVSSEMPLDIKKLKSFIDKKMKKGQKGGDLESKKQTKKHNEEHWQSDETTVPYQDPLVAFGAGFSTGAEGAKMIRFSDIHLNYGNVFPSEDGHFTAPYSGVYAFSISVDFGIGKGLGHLVFGGRHRIALHNSSTEPAESLKHQFAVVELEKYEKVWFELLQGSIKKNTLGTSLSGYLIFKT; this is translated from the exons AGGTGACTGAAATTATTAAAGCTGTCGAAAGCCAAgaaatcctattagaagatatacAAAATGATATCCATCAGGCTGCTAGTCATCTTCAGGATCTTCAGAACGCATTGGGCAATAACACTACCATTTCACTAGGCAACAGTCAGAATGAGTCAg aaatagaTGACCGTGTTGTCCGCGAAGTGGTACTACCACATGTTGAAAACTTCCTCAAAGCTCATTTTGGCCCTATATggaacagttttaataaaagtctgCAAAATCTTAATAATATGGTGAAGAACCTTTCTGAAAGTGTTGAGATTAACAGAAGAACATTGGATATATTCCTAGAGAATTCCGTACCAAAGAAAGACCTTTATGAGCTAGGAACCAAATTTGAATCAAAAATTCAAGAAAATGTTGATAAACTTGAACAAATGAAACAACAGATAGATAACAACTTCCACACACAACAGACTGTCCTTCAGTATAATTTGACCATGATAAAGGCTGATACAGATGTAAAGCTAAAACGGAATCTAAAGTTTCAACAGTCACAGTATTCCTTCTTGAACTTTAGCATTGGTGAACTCCGCAGGGGACAGGAACAAATTCAAGATGATCTTCTAGATTTTGCTCAAAATATCACATCACATTGTTCTCCAGGACCAAGAGAGAAATCATCCATTGCAGAGAAGACACTTATGGAAAACGAAAACCAGATTAAAGATCTATTGATCGAGTCAGAGGCAGCTTTTGAAAATATTAGTATTCTGGAAAAATGGTTAAAGGAACTCCGTACCAAGTTTATAGAGAACTCTGAGAAAGTTGAGGTACAGTTCATGGAGAAAAGCCTCATCATGGAAGAAAACAAAGTTCTTCTCCAGAGGCAGATGATGGAACTCAATGATACTATTGCCAGTATACAAGACGGTAGTGATGAGTTATTTCAGAATTGTGACTGCCACAAAATGAATTTGGACATAATTGCTCTTGAGGAAATACAACGGAACTTCTCAAATCAGTTTAGAGATGTTTTATACGGAATAGAAGATGTCAAACAGAAAGAAGGAAGTTCAAAGACCTCTCTGCAATATTCTGTAGAAGACCTATCGCAGGCTCTACAGTTTAATCGTCAATCTCTTTCCGCGCAACAAGAACAAGGCCGAAAGTTAATGCTGATCACTTCCCAGCTGCAAACGCAAATGAAAAACATTACAGATGATGTTAAACTTATTAGGATGGATAATGGTCAAATCCATAACCACATCAAACATCTAGATGGTTCTTTCAGCTCTCTTCTAGAAGATGCCACAAGACATGAAAGAGTGTTGGAAGCTCTTCTTGGTGAAGAAGCTCTAGAACTTCTCTCTGAAGATAATCCAGAAGTAGTGTATATGACAGTTCTAAAAATGCATGAAGTTCTGAACAGCACGTTGCATATGTTGGAAAAGCAGCTGCTCGATACAGATTCCATGAGGGAGCGCTTGCAATTCTTGGAGATGCAATATGAAACCCAAAATTCCCCCGATTCCTCTCCCATTTTCAATGTTGAGCAACATAATGATGGAAAAACACTTGATGGTCCCTTTCAGAGGGGCAGTTTAGTGCACATGGAGCCGAATTATGAAGCGTCTAGAGGAAACGATGCTGATGAATCTGAATCTAATGATATTATGATCTTAAAAAAGGAACTTCAGCATCTCCGTGTCAAAGTGAATGAACTGGAGTCTTCCTTCTCGAATATACTTTATCCCAACAATTACACCATTGTAGATGCTTTAAAGCCACTTAACACCTTGATTACTAATATGAAGCTGGACATTGAAAGCTTAAGAGAGCTTTATAATAAACATATACAGTTATTCAATAAGATATTTGGAAATTACGAAGCTCTAGTTTCCTCAGAGATGCCTCTGGACATTAAAAAACTCAAGTCATTCATTGATAAAAAGATGAAGAAGGGACAGAAAGGAGGGGACTtagaaagtaaaaaacaaacaaaaaagcacAATGAGGAACATTGGCAATCCGATGAAACCACAGTACCCTATCAAG ATCCTCTCGTTGCATTCGGGGCAGGTTTTTCCACTGGTGCAGAAGGAGCAAAAATGATCAGATTTAGTGATATCCATTTGAATTATGGAAATGTATTTCCCTCAGAAGATGGCCACTTCACAGCTCCATACAGTGGAGTATACGCCTTTTCAATAAGTGTGGATTTTGGCATTGGCAAAGGACTTGGACATCTGGTTTTTGGTGGACGGCACAGAATTGCCCTTCACAACAGCAGCACAGAGCCAGCAGAAAGCCTTAAACATCAATTTGCCGTTGTGGAGCTTGAGAAGTACGAGAAGGTTTGGTTTGAACTACTTCAAGGGTCAATCAAGAAAAACACGCTGGGAACTTCTCTGTCTGGCTATTTGATCTTCAAAACGTGA